The following are encoded together in the bacterium genome:
- a CDS encoding SDR family oxidoreductase, with amino-acid sequence MQAWRPFAGEWGLILGASSGFGAAAARTLARHGMHVAGVHLDRKATLPLAEAVAADCRAAGVEAHLWNVNAADAEKRTWVCDRLRELTGGRPLRVLLHSLAFGTLKAFVSGVPGQQTTKAQLEMTLDVMAHSLVYWVQDLHARGLVGDGSRVFAMTSSGGTRVMPFYGAVSAAKAALESHCRQLALELGSEGVAVNAIRAGVTDTPASRKIPVAEVMFAEARRRNPGGRLTEPDDVAGTIVALSLPGTRWISGNVIGVDGGEDVTG; translated from the coding sequence ATGCAGGCGTGGCGGCCGTTCGCGGGCGAGTGGGGGCTCATCCTGGGGGCGTCGAGCGGCTTCGGGGCGGCGGCGGCGCGGACGCTCGCACGGCACGGGATGCACGTCGCCGGCGTCCATCTCGATCGCAAGGCGACGCTGCCGCTCGCCGAGGCGGTGGCCGCCGACTGCCGCGCCGCCGGCGTGGAGGCGCATCTATGGAACGTCAACGCCGCGGACGCCGAGAAGCGCACCTGGGTCTGCGACCGCCTGCGCGAGCTGACCGGCGGCAGGCCGCTGCGCGTCCTCCTGCACTCGCTCGCGTTCGGCACGCTGAAGGCGTTCGTCAGCGGCGTGCCCGGACAGCAGACGACGAAGGCCCAGCTCGAGATGACGCTCGACGTGATGGCGCACAGCCTCGTCTACTGGGTGCAGGACCTGCACGCGCGCGGGCTCGTCGGCGACGGCAGCCGGGTCTTCGCGATGACCAGCTCGGGCGGGACGCGGGTGATGCCGTTCTACGGCGCGGTGTCGGCGGCGAAGGCGGCGCTCGAGTCGCACTGCCGGCAGCTGGCGCTCGAGCTGGGCAGCGAGGGCGTCGCCGTGAACGCGATCCGTGCGGGCGTCACCGACACGCCGGCGTCGCGCAAGATCCCGGTCGCCGAGGTGATGTTCGCCGAGGCGCGACGGCGCAACCCGGGCGGGCGCCTCACCGAGCCCGACGACGTCGCCGGGACGATCGTCGCGCTGTCGTTGCCGGGGACGCGCTGGATCAGCGGGAACGTGATCGGCGTCGACGGCGGCGAGGACGTGACTGGTTAG